The DNA sequence aagttgagagttgagagaaaatgGCTTAGTTGCCTAGAGAGAATTAGAAGAGGAGCTACAATGAAAAAGCAAAGGTAGTTTTCTGCCTAAAAAAAGGCCCTGCTGCTGCCTTGCATGTGAAAATTCTACAATGATTCTCAGTTGAGAAAGTAACGGACTTTACAACTTCATATAACGATCCATAACGGCCATTACCTTTACACAAGGGTCTTCACATgtgcaatttttaaaaatccttTAAATAACAGGTATAACAATAATGGCAAGCTAAATTCCCTTAAATAATGGCATAACAGCCATCATTTAAAATCATCACCATAAACCACCAATGCAAACAAATTTTTTACAGAAATATAGATCTTCTTTTCCATCATCGGCAGAGAGGGCTAAGCATCCAATACTCAAAAGAATAAGAACAAGTATCTTACGATGTAAAGTCTGCaatattgatattaaaatatcatgTCCATTACCTTGCTAAAGAATATATTGATCCCAGTTTCTGCACATGTTTCCCCTCCTCCCACAGGGTTTGGACGTGTTGGACTGAAACAAATACCCATGCACAACTCACAGTTAGAGGTACAAGAGAGCATTAACATTGACCATAAAGATTAGAGATACAACTTCATGTTCCCCTAAGAAAAGCAATTTACCTGGCAAAGGCAGACTGCAAAGGAGGTGGCAGCAGCTTGGATTTAAGGTTATTAAAGGCAAGTAGACGATCCTTCACTGGTGATGTAAAAGAGTTCCGCTCTACTAATGCACTGCGGAAATCTGTGCATAGTCTCTTTGGAGACCTGGTATCCCCATTCTGACCTGAAAATGATAAACAACAACCAATGAAATTCTGCATTAGACAAATGAAACTAAATACTTGTTACATATGTTGCCAGCCTCAGATTAAgcatttatttagaaaaaataccTGGAGACAACTCAGGCTTATGTGAAGGCACAGGTGGCAAACCTCCAGAAGAAAAGTTGATATGCATTGCTATAGCATCCAGAGATGGCATTGGTTCTGCTAATAGCCCAAGTCGATTTATCTCTGCAGAAAGAGAGGGTCTTGCTATGGTCAAGGAATTATACATTGAGGAACCCTTTTCCCACACCATGCTCTCCAGAAGTCTTTCTTCCAATGAATTCAAATGCCGCCTCAACTCCCTCGGAAGAGATTCCTCATGTCTAATGAAGCTCTCTATCACCTTGCTAAGATCAAAAGCTGTAATCCCAGTTCTCTCCAGAACTGCAGGAAAGAGCATTGTGACAGTGTTATGCGTTGCCAGGACAAGTTCAGCAGAACATGCAAGCATACATCTGTGGAACCTCTCATTAGTTAATAAAGAGGTCAAATTAGTTGCATGCAATATTTGGGCCTCTGCTGTGCACATTGCTTCCAGAACCCTATAATACAACTTTAACGCTTCCAATCTTCGTTGTTCTGCCCATATGTTGTCCATCAGGTTTGTACTTTGCAGACTTCCAGTTACACAACGCTCTCCAGAAGAGCTACTTGGAAATATAGCCTCCAATATTATCTGTGCTCTACGTATGACATCATTAGTCACATCCCTATCACATGATGCAAGGAAGCGTTCCAGCTGTAATGAGGGTTTTGATGGAAGTGGAGAAATAACAGTCCGAAGCCACTTTGCAGTTGTCATTGCAGTACTTACAGGTGTAGCAGCCATCTTAGAATTTGTGCTGCCTAAAATGCCATTTGATGCAGGGGAtcgaaaaggagaaagaggactTGTAATTGTCTTTGTTGGtgaggaaaaaaaatcaaactttctctgcaaagaacaaaaaaaagGGTTCTATGCATTAAgtttaaacaaaataaaaaaaaaaatcataaaacattcgGAGGACAATACTTCATATCTTTGTCATATAGAATCTGCAGCTGGCACAAACTTACTTTAGCGCCAGTTACATTTGTGGCACCTACAGATGGGCTCCCTGAACCAAGCGATCCATCTTTCTCATTGATAAATACCCTCTCATCCAATTCACCCTTTGCTCGAATTGCATCCTCATAATCTTTCTCTAAAATAGCCAAACTGGACTGCAGAGATGATTCCTCCATTAAATCTTCATAAAAGATCAAACCATCTACATCAAAGAGAATCAGAATTTTAGAAGCATATGATGAAAACAAGTTGCCAACGTTAAAATTTGCAGATACAAGTGTGGAGAGCTTTTCAAGCACACCTGTATTGATATTATCCAGGTTTTCATTTTTACACTCAGATGCCAAACAGGGTGTTTTCTTCAGAATATCTGCTATTAAATTGTTAGtcttctccattatttttcTCAGCTCATCTTCTGAGGCATCATATTTGTTGCAAAGAGATGCCAGTAAATCAACCCCTTTGTCATCCTTCTTAACTGTACAatacataaaacatttaaacaccgATCAACAAAATTTGAAAGAAGAAATTCACAGAGAATTGCTAAACAGGCAAGATTATTACCAAACCATTGAGAGTCATTCAAGTTGAAATTTCTGAAGCGTATTGGAACATGGACTATCAAAATAGCCTGACAAGTTGCAGCAAATAGTAAAAATGTCAATCTCTGCTGTTACACTAGATAATCTTATCAAGGCATTTGGCAAAAATATACAACTAGTATCATTTGGCAAGAGCTAAGCTAggaaaaaatttatgaaatccataaataattggaaaaaaaaaagggagccAACAatgaggattttttttttaaccaaacCAACATCCTAGCATCGGTAATTGAAATTTTGAGGGACTGGAACTAACCAGCACAGAAACTAAACCATTTGTGCAGGTCACCAAATCTTTAAATCGGCTGAACGCATGTACACGAAGTGCCAAAAACAGCAACCATCCAAAACGATGATATTCTGACATGGGTGCTGTGTTGCTGGTAACTGCTGACTGCTTATCAACATTTGCATCACTTGTCAAGAAAAGTTCCCAATATGCACGGTTGTAATGCCTTGTACCAATTAATAACAAGATATAATGTCATTTACTCCAAGGAAAAAAAACTCATGAAAGCAAATTTGCAGTCAAACTTAGGTTGCATGATGAAAGATATCTTGTCATTGTATCAGAAAAAGCATTTGTATAACAAAATCCAAAAGGACTGTTTAGCTGCAGTAAACAAGCCTTCTTTTCCAGAAAACTATTCCAAGagaactaaaattgaaatccagtatttagttttaaaaattttataaatacaaaatcaGAATTCAATTTTCCAAATTTGTACCATATGAAAACTCTATTTATCTAATTTCCATCTTTTCTAAGCAAAATGCAATACAGAAGCAACTCCAAAAAACATAGGGTTTCATTTTATCAGCATCTTTGAGCTGGGTTCAATCCCAGCAATAGCATTATTTCCTTTCACATCTAACTTTTATGCAAACAAATTCTAACATCCAAATTTAGGATTTGCTATTTAACTCTAGCTAAAGTGCCTCATAGTAATTAAAGTCCAAGGCACTAAGGCACAAAGATATCTTGGGGCCTAGGCACAAGGCACGGATGCACACTTGAAGGAAGTGATgcgcaaaaaataaaattcaataaaaaaattaaagattgaataaaataataatagatgCATTTTTATTTAACCAAACCTATCAAAAAAACCAATATACAAAGCACTAATAAGTACAAGAAAagttataaaataaagattttatCATTAATATCATGTGTTTAGAAAttgttagaaaaaataaaataaacacaaATTTTGGACATTCAAACACACCTCGGGTTTTTGATAAATTGTTTTATAATAATGTCAAAGTAAATTTAGGTGCGAAATGTAAATctagattaaaaaatatatttaagagaCCATactatgaaaatatttataagttgattagtattttgaataaaatagtattttacTTGATAAAATTCACTACAAATTTTTGTGagggaaaatataaaattagaaatattgaaaaattagaCAAATGAAAGtcttttctattttatatttttcatttttggaaAATGAAAAACTAAAGAAATGGAAAGGAAAAACTGGAAATGGAAACAGAAAATGTTGTTCATGGCTAAATAAGGCCTAAAGAGTTCCCTAATATATACAATAAAATACCACATAATATTAACTTTATGTGACAATATAATTCTGGagaaaatcaaaataaagaataaaaaaattatacaagtCATGATGGATAATTTGCCATACAGtgataaaaattatcaaattttcaacagtgaaaaatataaagtttcTTTTGCAATTAAGCACAAGCATAGACCCATAGAATGCTTGATGTTGACTTCACAAGTACCAAAAAACACATTTACTATTTTTTGTCCGTTTATCATCACAAGTACAACCAGTTGAATTGAAACAACACATCAACAATATAGAAGAtggtttttaaaaaatcaatcctAATGTGAGATGTTGAAATTGCCCATCCATTTGTTCAGAAATCAATTTGCATTTAGTAATGACAGAGTTTCCATCTTTACGCCATAAAAGAAATCACACAAATAGGCATATCTTAGAAAGGCAATAGCTTTATTGGGTTTTTTGAAATATCGAAAGCAAAACAGCTAATAAACATCttcctcaaaaaaaaaatttgctgTGGGGAAAGTGGGCACTTATGAAACTAGCAAAAGAGATAAGTGAATTATTCAAGTGAAGACTTCACACCAGAAATTAAAACAAGAAGCAGTCCCAACCCAACAACTAAGCCTATTCAAGTATACTAGCACATATAACAATATGCATGCCCTGTGCAGCAAAATATATCTTCAGAAAAATTCAACAAATCAGCATACCACCTTCTGTCAGCCTTTTACAATTCTCTACTAAGGGCTTTAGGGCAACTTAAATAAAATCAACAGAAACTGGCAAAGACTGTACTGTTTCCTCAAAGGAAGTTGTAGAATATTAAATAAACTTTATTGATGCATAAATATCATAAAGTAGCCAATCAATAATGTAGCTAATGCCGGAAAATGTCCAAAGCAGCACATGcaaccaaaaaaataattactccTACCTGCTTAAAATGCTCAGTTGCTCAAAGTTGGCTTGCTGCTCCTTTGCCTGatagaagaaaaaggaaataaaacCATAAGAATATTTCTCAAACAAATATACAGAAAAATgcatataaaaagaatattaacAGAAACACATTAAAAGGCAACCATAAATCTCATCAATTTCAATACCTCAAATCTGCTCTCCCAATCTGCACCATACATATTACTCAAGATTGGACCAGCCTTGATAACATATCGTGGTAGCGTCCTAAAGAATTTGAAATGCTGCAAGATGTTATATTATAAACAGCATACACTGTAACTTGAACGGTAAAGCTCTTGAAAATGAACAGTGAATCTCTTCACTGTCCAACGAATAAAAAAGCAGCACAAGCAAGCTGcagcaataattttttttcacttgGAACAAAGTAGTAAGCAGAAGCAGGGATAAGGTGCTGCAACACTAAGTGCTAAATTGAAGCTGCCGGAGTATGGAAGAGAAACAAGCAGCTCAACTGAGACAAGTGGCTGTCTACAGAATTATCTTCAAAAAGGTGAGAATTTGAAAATAGTGTTATAAGCTGATGGAGAAGTGaaaaaaacaaataagaaaTCGACGtctaagaaaagagaaaaaaggtaAGGCTTAAATTTTACAAGGAAACGCTCTGTTAGTTTGATTACATTTCCATGTTCTCCACTGTTGGAAGAATAGTAACCTGCGTGTGACAATCAAATAAACCACACTAATCTATTGACTTAATCTAACTACAACACTCCTCACCCAACAGGAAAAACTGTGTTTTCCAAGCTTCTAATCCAGCACGAAGAACTTAGAAAAAAATGTACCACATTATACAGCCAATCTAAGCAAGTCCTTTGGATACAAGATGACAAATTTGGAACTCCAACCTTCTCATCCTTATGCATATTACTTCAAATTGAAAGATTAAGCTGTAGAAATATGTAATTTCAATTCCCCATTTCCCAAAACTGTCAATGCACCTAAGTTACGAGCTAAACaagaaaactatttttttttttcataatttcttGGATGAACAAGAAAATGCAGAATTCAGAAGTGCATGAGTAGAAATAAAAGAACAACCCGGGAAAATGTACGTTACGGTGATGGCAGAAGTGGCCCGAAGTGGATTGTGTTTGACACTCATAGACTAATACTCGACTACAGTTAGATAAATTTTACA is a window from the Manihot esculenta cultivar AM560-2 chromosome 16, M.esculenta_v8, whole genome shotgun sequence genome containing:
- the LOC110603203 gene encoding retinoblastoma-related protein isoform X2, whose translation is MYGADWESRFEAKEQQANFEQLSILSRHYNRAYWELFLTSDANVDKQSAVTSNTAPMSEYHRFGWLLFLALRVHAFSRFKDLVTCTNGLVSVLAILIVHVPIRFRNFNLNDSQWFVKKDDKGVDLLASLCNKYDASEDELRKIMEKTNNLIADILKKTPCLASECKNENLDNINTDGLIFYEDLMEESSLQSSLAILEKDYEDAIRAKGELDERVFINEKDGSLGSGSPSVGATNVTGAKRKFDFFSSPTKTITSPLSPFRSPASNGILGSTNSKMAATPVSTAMTTAKWLRTVISPLPSKPSLQLERFLASCDRDVTNDVIRRAQIILEAIFPSSSSGERCVTGSLQSTNLMDNIWAEQRRLEALKLYYRVLEAMCTAEAQILHATNLTSLLTNERFHRCMLACSAELVLATHNTVTMLFPAVLERTGITAFDLSKVIESFIRHEESLPRELRRHLNSLEERLLESMVWEKGSSMYNSLTIARPSLSAEINRLGLLAEPMPSLDAIAMHINFSSGGLPPVPSHKPELSPGQNGDTRSPKRLCTDFRSALVERNSFTSPVKDRLLAFNNLKSKLLPPPLQSAFASPTRPNPVGGGETCAETGINIFFSKINKLAAVRINGMVERLQQSQQHISKVNLTFREIIYNYRKQPQCKPQVFCSVFVDWASARHNGRTGQDHVDIITFYNEIFIPAAKPLLVEVGSAGTITKASQVPDANNIHKDGQCPTSPKVSPFPSLPDMSPKKVSATHNVYVSPLRTSKMDALNSHSSKSYYACVGESTHAYQSPSKDLTAINNRLNSNRKIRGTLNFDDVDVGLVSDTMVANSLHLQNGSSASTSGAPLKTEQPDS
- the LOC110603203 gene encoding retinoblastoma-related protein isoform X1; the protein is MYGADWESRFEAKEQQANFEQLSILSRHYNRAYWELFLTSDANVDKQSAVTSNTAPMSEYHRFGWLLFLALRVHAFSRFKDLVTCTNGLVSVLAILIVHVPIRFRNFNLNDSQWFVKKDDKGVDLLASLCNKYDASEDELRKIMEKTNNLIADILKKTPCLASECKNENLDNINTDGLIFYEDLMEESSLQSSLAILEKDYEDAIRAKGELDERVFINEKDGSLGSGSPSVGATNVTGAKRKFDFFSSPTKTITSPLSPFRSPASNGILGSTNSKMAATPVSTAMTTAKWLRTVISPLPSKPSLQLERFLASCDRDVTNDVIRRAQIILEAIFPSSSSGERCVTGSLQSTNLMDNIWAEQRRLEALKLYYRVLEAMCTAEAQILHATNLTSLLTNERFHRCMLACSAELVLATHNTVTMLFPAVLERTGITAFDLSKVIESFIRHEESLPRELRRHLNSLEERLLESMVWEKGSSMYNSLTIARPSLSAEINRLGLLAEPMPSLDAIAMHINFSSGGLPPVPSHKPELSPGQNGDTRSPKRLCTDFRSALVERNSFTSPVKDRLLAFNNLKSKLLPPPLQSAFASPTRPNPVGGGETCAETGINIFFSKINKLAAVRINGMVERLQQSQQHVRENVYRLFQQVLSQQTFLFFNRHIDQIILCCFYGIAKISKVNLTFREIIYNYRKQPQCKPQVFCSVFVDWASARHNGRTGQDHVDIITFYNEIFIPAAKPLLVEVGSAGTITKASQVPDANNIHKDGQCPTSPKVSPFPSLPDMSPKKVSATHNVYVSPLRTSKMDALNSHSSKSYYACVGESTHAYQSPSKDLTAINNRLNSNRKIRGTLNFDDVDVGLVSDTMVANSLHLQNGSSASTSGAPLKTEQPDS